The following are encoded in a window of Flavobacterium psychrotrophum genomic DNA:
- the lepB gene encoding signal peptidase I: protein MTLLQWFIFFLAVQVVHFAGTWKLYEKAGFKPWQAAVPVYNAVILMKIINRPWWWTILLFIPIVNLIMFPVVWVQLLKAFGKNKTSDYIIGILTLGLYIYALNYSNKGDYNGNTEITESTLSSLLFAIVVATIVHTYVIQPFTIPSASLEKTLLIGDFLFVSKLNYGARVPMTTIAAPMVHDTIPVVNTPSYRKWPQLPYMRLPGFEKVAKNDIVVFNWPADTVTKFFDRNSFGIRKPVDKKSNYVKRCVGTPGDVFELRDGLVFIDNKELKLSDRAKVQNYYDVQAKEPIGQSFLMTRKFDGGSWRFYNIAASKWDNNVIKQHFTDLNKQYGVFVNESSRDSATVQVWGFIPDQLAQELQMTPIESRLAINMTLERAEELRRDPSIISVKQAKFSPILTPTVFPKDNNNWTQDNMGPFTIPQVDKTVELTTENLPLYKKIIGEYEHNDLKVTGNEIRINGEVATKYTFKQNYYFMMGDNRHNSEDSRYWGFVPEDHIVGKPVFIWMSLNQNVPWGNIKQKIRWDRMFTTVGGDGEPVSYFKYFLIALVGYFALDFFVLKKKRQNKAN, encoded by the coding sequence ATGACACTATTACAATGGTTTATATTTTTCCTGGCTGTACAAGTTGTACACTTTGCAGGCACATGGAAACTTTATGAAAAAGCAGGCTTTAAACCGTGGCAGGCCGCCGTTCCGGTTTATAATGCCGTAATACTAATGAAAATCATCAACCGCCCTTGGTGGTGGACGATCTTGCTTTTTATACCTATTGTAAACCTTATCATGTTCCCTGTTGTATGGGTACAATTGCTAAAAGCCTTTGGTAAGAATAAAACAAGCGACTACATCATTGGCATACTTACATTAGGGCTATACATATACGCTCTTAATTATTCTAATAAAGGAGATTATAATGGTAACACCGAAATAACCGAAAGCACACTTAGTTCATTGCTTTTTGCCATCGTGGTAGCTACCATTGTACATACTTATGTTATACAGCCATTTACAATACCATCTGCTTCGTTAGAAAAGACGCTGCTTATAGGGGATTTCCTGTTTGTGAGCAAACTGAACTATGGTGCACGCGTACCCATGACTACTATTGCAGCACCAATGGTACATGATACCATTCCGGTTGTTAACACGCCATCATACCGCAAATGGCCACAATTACCATACATGAGGCTCCCTGGTTTTGAAAAGGTAGCTAAAAATGACATTGTGGTATTTAACTGGCCGGCTGATACCGTTACCAAATTCTTTGACAGGAACAGTTTTGGCATCCGTAAACCAGTAGACAAAAAGTCGAACTACGTAAAACGTTGTGTTGGTACGCCTGGAGACGTTTTTGAACTTCGTGACGGATTAGTATTTATTGATAATAAGGAATTAAAACTTTCTGATAGAGCCAAGGTTCAAAATTACTATGATGTACAGGCAAAAGAACCTATAGGACAAAGCTTTTTGATGACCCGAAAATTTGACGGCGGTTCATGGCGCTTCTACAATATTGCAGCCAGTAAATGGGACAATAATGTCATCAAGCAACACTTTACTGACCTTAACAAACAATATGGAGTTTTTGTAAATGAGTCTTCAAGAGATAGTGCAACCGTACAAGTATGGGGTTTTATTCCTGATCAGCTTGCTCAAGAACTTCAAATGACTCCAATAGAAAGCAGGTTGGCTATTAATATGACCTTAGAAAGAGCTGAAGAGTTGAGAAGAGACCCTTCAATAATATCTGTAAAGCAAGCAAAATTCAGCCCTATTTTAACACCAACAGTCTTCCCAAAAGACAATAATAACTGGACTCAGGACAATATGGGACCTTTTACTATACCTCAGGTAGATAAAACTGTAGAACTTACTACAGAAAATCTGCCTCTATATAAAAAGATCATTGGCGAATACGAACATAACGACCTGAAAGTAACTGGCAATGAAATTCGTATAAATGGTGAGGTTGCTACAAAATATACTTTTAAGCAAAACTACTATTTTATGATGGGTGATAACCGTCATAATTCTGAAGACAGCCGCTACTGGGGTTTTGTACCCGAAGATCACATTGTAGGTAAGCCGGTATTTATCTGGATGAGCCTTAACCAAAATGTGCCTTGGGGCAACATTAAACAAAAAATCCGATGGGATCGTATGTTTACCACTGTAGGTGGTGATGGCGAACCGGTATCGTACTTTAAATATTTCCTTATTGCACTTGTGGGATACTTTGCCTTAGATTTCTTTGTACTTAAGAAAAAAAGACAGAACAAAGCAAATTAA
- a CDS encoding WbqC family protein, translating to MNTLLLHPTYFPSISHFVAMVKADSITFEVEDNFQKQTNRNRMYIYSPNGIQLLNIPVKHSPVAGNQKFKDTKLETAFDWQKQHFKSLEAAYRTSPFFEYFEDDIRPVFEQKHKYMMDLNFQVMEIVCNCLGMPLEYKKTEEYFHEAAGYDDFRSLANGKKDLNQFEEYTQVFNDKHGYINNLSILDLLFNEGRYALEYLKKQELTR from the coding sequence ATGAATACCCTCCTACTCCACCCTACTTACTTCCCGTCCATCAGTCATTTTGTGGCAATGGTAAAGGCAGATAGCATAACCTTTGAAGTTGAAGACAACTTTCAGAAGCAAACCAACCGTAACAGGATGTATATTTACAGCCCTAACGGAATACAGTTATTAAACATTCCCGTAAAGCATAGCCCTGTAGCAGGCAACCAGAAGTTTAAAGACACGAAGCTTGAAACGGCTTTTGACTGGCAGAAACAGCATTTTAAGTCGCTTGAAGCCGCCTATCGTACTTCGCCCTTCTTTGAGTATTTTGAAGACGATATACGCCCTGTATTTGAGCAAAAGCATAAATACATGATGGACCTGAATTTTCAGGTTATGGAAATTGTATGCAATTGCCTGGGAATGCCTTTAGAATATAAAAAGACTGAAGAATATTTTCATGAAGCTGCGGGCTATGATGATTTTCGCTCGCTTGCAAACGGCAAGAAAGACTTAAACCAGTTTGAAGAATACACACAGGTATTCAACGACAAACACGGCTACATTAACAACCTTAGCATACTCGATTTGCTGTTTAATGAGGGGCGTTATGCCCTGGAGTATCTAAAAAAACAGGAATTAACCCGTTAG
- a CDS encoding endonuclease/exonuclease/phosphatase family protein: protein MKKLSLFNKLMYFSNIVFTVLTVISYVLPFVAPKLSPLLSVFTLVMPLMLVLNGFFFCYWLIQVKKQMLLSGIILLVGITFISKTFKFSQKVQPEDAQDFTMMSYNVRLFNLYEWLPDRGVPSKIISFIKEQKPDILCLQEYSKQAVGDTAFRQYKHKFIFSEKGQTEQAIYSKFPIINTGDIQFPGSANNAVFADIKKGKDTLRVYTMHLQSVKISPDIHESIDEEKGKMILKRISAAFEKQQLQAEMVEKHKSECPYPMIICGDLNNSAFSYVYRSVKGKMKDSFEEAGKGFGKSYNFKYYPARIDYIFTDKSIDVREYKTFSSFVNSDHFPVMTRLCFEKEVD from the coding sequence ATGAAAAAACTTTCATTGTTTAATAAACTGATGTACTTTTCTAACATCGTGTTTACCGTACTTACGGTAATCTCGTATGTGCTTCCGTTTGTGGCGCCTAAGCTTTCGCCGCTGCTTTCGGTATTTACATTGGTCATGCCGCTGATGCTGGTGTTAAATGGCTTTTTCTTTTGTTACTGGCTTATACAGGTTAAAAAACAAATGCTGCTTTCGGGCATAATTTTACTGGTAGGGATAACTTTTATCAGCAAAACATTTAAGTTTAGCCAAAAAGTTCAGCCTGAAGATGCGCAGGATTTTACCATGATGAGCTATAATGTGCGTTTGTTTAATTTATACGAATGGCTGCCGGATCGTGGCGTGCCGTCTAAGATAATTTCTTTTATAAAAGAACAGAAGCCCGATATACTTTGCCTTCAGGAATACAGTAAGCAGGCAGTGGGTGATACGGCTTTTCGCCAATATAAGCACAAGTTTATCTTTTCTGAAAAGGGGCAGACAGAGCAGGCCATTTACTCTAAATTCCCTATTATAAACACGGGTGATATCCAGTTTCCGGGTTCTGCTAACAATGCGGTCTTTGCCGATATAAAGAAAGGGAAAGATACCCTGCGTGTATATACCATGCACTTACAATCTGTTAAGATTAGCCCTGATATACATGAATCTATTGATGAAGAGAAAGGGAAGATGATTCTTAAACGCATTAGTGCAGCTTTTGAAAAACAACAGCTACAGGCCGAAATGGTTGAAAAGCATAAGAGCGAATGTCCTTACCCCATGATTATTTGCGGCGACCTTAACAACAGTGCCTTTAGCTATGTATACCGTAGTGTAAAAGGAAAAATGAAAGACTCGTTTGAAGAGGCCGGTAAAGGCTTTGGCAAGTCGTATAACTTTAAATATTATCCTGCCCGTATTGATTATATTTTTACAGATAAATCAATAGACGTGCGCGAATACAAAACCTTTAGCAGTTTTGTCAACTCAGATCATTTTCCGGTAATGACACGACTGTGTTTTGAAAAAGAGGTAGATTAA
- a CDS encoding rhomboid family intramembrane serine protease encodes MGFIDQLKTEYRVGGIVQRLIFWNIGLFIIPMILFSILKLGSVDIGIFDWTNPFSDDFFSLSSNPVDLLWKPWSVLGYAFLHSGFMHVLFNMLTLYFAGRLFLTFFTQKQLFGLYVLSAIFAGLVYILGYNLLPLLVGQTAKMTGASAAIMAILVATAVYAPYYEVRLMLIGTVKLWHIALVFIVLDLIYAPLDNSGGHIAHLAGDLFGFIYIKLLQSGSDLTKGVSGTIDFFANLFKSRKSAPFKKVHRNTTPPVRNSAVKPKDVTQKQIDEILDKISQSGYDSLTKEEKDFLFKVSK; translated from the coding sequence ATGGGATTTATAGACCAACTTAAAACAGAATACAGGGTAGGCGGCATCGTGCAACGCCTTATCTTTTGGAATATAGGGCTGTTCATCATCCCTATGATTTTATTTAGTATCCTGAAATTGGGCAGTGTGGATATTGGCATTTTTGACTGGACAAATCCTTTTTCTGACGATTTTTTTAGCCTTTCTTCTAACCCTGTAGATTTGCTCTGGAAACCCTGGTCTGTTTTGGGTTATGCGTTCCTGCACTCCGGTTTTATGCATGTTTTGTTTAACATGCTAACGCTTTATTTTGCAGGCAGGCTCTTTCTTACATTCTTCACTCAGAAACAGCTTTTCGGGTTATATGTGCTTTCTGCAATATTTGCAGGGCTTGTATATATACTAGGCTACAACTTACTCCCTTTGCTGGTGGGGCAAACTGCTAAAATGACGGGGGCTTCGGCGGCTATTATGGCTATACTGGTAGCCACGGCTGTTTATGCTCCTTATTATGAGGTAAGACTTATGCTTATTGGTACTGTAAAGCTTTGGCATATTGCACTGGTGTTTATTGTACTCGATCTTATTTATGCCCCGCTGGATAATAGTGGCGGGCATATAGCACACCTCGCCGGAGATTTGTTTGGTTTTATTTATATTAAGCTGTTGCAAAGCGGGAGCGACCTTACTAAAGGCGTATCAGGTACTATAGACTTTTTTGCGAATTTATTTAAATCCCGAAAGTCTGCCCCGTTTAAAAAAGTGCATAGAAATACAACGCCGCCTGTGCGTAATAGCGCTGTAAAGCCCAAAGACGTTACCCAAAAACAAATCGACGAAATACTGGATAAAATAAGCCAAAGCGGCTATGACAGCCTTACCAAAGAAGAGAAAGATTTTTTATTTAAAGTAAGTAAATAA
- a CDS encoding rhomboid family intramembrane serine protease, with protein MMRITETVKQLIIINILFFIGSLVIGDAAINLLALHYPENPDFKIWQIFTYMFMHGGVSHILFNMLGLWMFGSLLEQMWGAKKFIFFYISCGLGAAALHLGINYFSVHNAIDILVDNGFKESDILATLAQGKYDTRWAEFLSQLQMSNFMGAYLSPMLGASGALYGIQVAFAFMFPNVELMMIFLPIPIKAKYFVPGLLALDLFLGLKGQSIFGGGDGIAHFAHLGGALIGFLMMWYWKKNQYNNRRWN; from the coding sequence ATGATGCGAATAACCGAGACTGTTAAGCAGTTAATTATAATAAACATACTTTTTTTTATTGGGAGCCTTGTTATAGGCGATGCTGCTATTAATCTGTTAGCGCTTCATTACCCTGAGAATCCTGATTTTAAGATCTGGCAGATTTTTACGTATATGTTCATGCACGGAGGTGTATCGCATATACTTTTTAATATGCTTGGTTTATGGATGTTTGGTAGCCTGTTAGAACAAATGTGGGGTGCTAAAAAGTTTATCTTCTTTTATATATCCTGCGGATTGGGTGCAGCAGCCTTACACTTAGGGATTAACTATTTTTCAGTTCACAATGCTATTGATATTCTTGTTGATAATGGTTTTAAAGAATCAGATATATTAGCAACCCTTGCCCAAGGCAAGTACGATACCCGCTGGGCAGAGTTTTTGAGTCAGCTGCAAATGAGCAATTTTATGGGAGCCTATTTATCTCCAATGTTAGGCGCTTCGGGTGCGTTGTATGGCATTCAGGTAGCTTTTGCCTTTATGTTCCCAAATGTAGAGTTGATGATGATATTTCTGCCAATTCCTATTAAAGCTAAATATTTTGTGCCGGGACTATTAGCGCTCGATTTATTCCTTGGGCTTAAGGGTCAGTCTATATTTGGCGGAGGAGATGGAATTGCCCACTTTGCCCACCTGGGCGGGGCACTTATAGGTTTCCTGATGATGTGGTACTGGAAGAAAAACCAATATAATAACAGGCGCTGGAATTAA
- the mutL gene encoding DNA mismatch repair endonuclease MutL yields MSSIIQLLPDHVANQIAAGEVVQRPASVVKELLENAVDAGSTEIKLIVKDAGKTLIQVIDNGKGMSVTDARLCFERHATSKIRHAEDLFSLHTKGFRGEALASIAAIAHVELKTRQDQDELGTHLVIEGSKFTSQEVAVLPRGTSFSVKNLFFNIPARRNFLKSDTVEFRHVIDEFERVAMAHANISFILFHNGSEMFNLPSGNQRQRIVGIFGGRTNEKLVPVKESTEIVEITGFVSKPEFAKKSRGEQFFFVNDRFIKSGYLHHAVMAAYEGLLKDGCQPGYYLYLDVPPHTIDINIHPTKTEIKFDDEHALYAILRSTIKHSLGQFNVAPVLDFDRDANLDTPYSYEAKEAVMPSVQVDRNYNPFAEEAPVKHSSSFASSAGGGSFRGDSFNPTFKKERQPAWESLYIGTSPANEEIAEINFESEEVTGSLFNDNEVEQAVYKTYQIHKKYIVSPIKSGMVIIDQKRAHQRILYEQFLRNITVQQAASQQLLFPLVLHYNPGELALITEMKEALENTGFVFAEINRDHLVVSGLPVNVAESEVSILLEELINDLQQEVPDSSFSQSDRIAKSMARSLAVRTGTLLTEKEQENMVNALFACKEPDVSPFNKPTFITMRVEDIDKRFAI; encoded by the coding sequence ATGTCCAGTATCATTCAGCTTCTTCCAGACCACGTTGCCAACCAGATAGCCGCCGGAGAGGTGGTACAACGGCCGGCATCGGTAGTTAAGGAACTGCTTGAAAATGCTGTAGATGCAGGCAGCACAGAGATAAAACTGATTGTAAAAGATGCCGGTAAAACCCTTATCCAGGTTATAGACAACGGTAAGGGCATGAGTGTAACCGACGCACGACTGTGTTTTGAGCGCCATGCCACCAGTAAAATTCGTCATGCGGAGGATTTGTTCTCGCTGCATACAAAAGGCTTTAGGGGCGAGGCACTGGCTTCTATTGCGGCTATTGCCCATGTAGAGCTTAAAACCCGCCAGGATCAGGATGAACTAGGTACGCACTTGGTTATCGAAGGCAGTAAATTTACCAGTCAGGAAGTAGCGGTACTACCAAGGGGAACATCATTTTCGGTCAAAAATTTATTCTTCAATATACCTGCCCGTCGCAACTTTTTAAAGAGCGACACGGTAGAGTTTCGCCACGTTATTGATGAGTTTGAGCGTGTAGCCATGGCACATGCCAATATCAGTTTTATACTGTTCCATAACGGTAGCGAAATGTTTAACCTGCCATCGGGCAACCAGCGCCAGCGCATTGTAGGTATTTTCGGCGGACGTACGAATGAGAAGCTTGTACCTGTAAAGGAAAGCACAGAAATTGTTGAGATTACCGGGTTCGTAAGCAAGCCAGAGTTTGCCAAGAAGAGCAGGGGAGAACAGTTCTTTTTTGTAAACGATCGATTTATAAAAAGTGGCTACCTGCACCACGCAGTTATGGCAGCTTACGAAGGCCTCCTGAAAGACGGATGCCAGCCGGGGTATTACCTGTACCTCGATGTGCCACCGCATACCATAGATATCAACATACACCCAACTAAGACAGAGATAAAATTTGACGATGAGCATGCACTCTATGCCATACTGCGCAGTACCATAAAACACAGCCTGGGGCAATTTAATGTAGCTCCGGTACTGGATTTTGACCGAGATGCAAATCTTGATACCCCATACAGTTATGAGGCTAAGGAGGCGGTAATGCCCAGTGTTCAGGTAGACCGCAATTATAACCCGTTTGCCGAAGAGGCTCCGGTTAAGCATAGCAGTTCGTTTGCATCATCGGCAGGTGGCGGCTCGTTTAGGGGAGATAGCTTTAACCCGACGTTTAAAAAAGAACGCCAGCCTGCATGGGAGAGCCTGTACATTGGCACTAGTCCTGCAAATGAGGAAATTGCCGAAATCAATTTTGAATCAGAAGAGGTTACCGGTTCGTTGTTTAATGATAATGAAGTGGAGCAGGCGGTTTATAAGACCTACCAGATCCATAAAAAATATATTGTAAGCCCTATAAAATCGGGTATGGTAATAATCGACCAGAAAAGGGCACACCAGCGCATACTATATGAGCAATTTTTGCGTAATATAACTGTGCAGCAGGCAGCAAGCCAGCAATTGTTATTTCCGTTAGTGCTGCACTACAATCCGGGTGAACTGGCGCTGATTACTGAGATGAAAGAAGCGCTTGAAAATACCGGTTTTGTTTTTGCCGAGATCAACCGCGACCACCTTGTAGTTAGCGGGCTTCCGGTAAATGTGGCAGAGAGTGAAGTGTCAATATTACTGGAAGAGCTTATAAACGATCTGCAACAGGAAGTGCCCGACAGTAGTTTTAGCCAAAGTGACCGCATTGCTAAATCTATGGCACGAAGTTTGGCGGTAAGAACCGGTACACTGCTTACCGAAAAAGAGCAGGAAAATATGGTAAATGCCCTCTTTGCCTGCAAAGAGCCGGATGTTTCACCTTTTAATAAACCAACCTTTATCACCATGAGGGTAGAGGATATAGATAAACGTTTTGCAATATGA
- a CDS encoding DUF4339 domain-containing protein produces MKQYFTYLNGEQAGPFSFEQLKSKNLYRDTLVWFEGLAEWQKQEL; encoded by the coding sequence ATGAAACAATATTTTACATACCTAAACGGCGAACAAGCCGGCCCTTTTAGTTTCGAACAACTCAAAAGCAAAAATCTATATCGCGATACTTTAGTATGGTTTGAAGGATTAGCGGAATGGCAAAAGCAGGAACTATAG
- a CDS encoding Fic family protein — translation MKPPYDITPTILNLVTTVSQKIGEVNATYLNRQSPQLRKQNQIKTIHSSLQIEGNTLSEAQITALVENKRVLGPEKDIKEVLNAIKVYDLLDTLKAASEKDFLKAHKLLMEGLVENPGKYRRQGVGIVKGSQIAHLAPPAENVIYLMKNLFVYLKDKQELTLIKSCVFHYEMEFIHPFMDGNGRMGRLWQTIILMDEYPVFGYLPFETLISKTQDQYYEALSVSDKSGKSTVFIEYMLSVINNSLAELLQYNNRVFTDIERLDYFIQSGVKDFTRKDYMNVFKDISSATASRDLKKGVELKLFKTSGIGNQTIYTI, via the coding sequence ATGAAGCCGCCCTATGATATAACGCCTACAATTTTAAACCTTGTAACTACTGTCTCACAAAAGATTGGAGAAGTTAATGCCACATACCTAAACCGGCAATCACCACAGCTTCGCAAGCAGAATCAGATCAAAACCATACACTCATCATTACAGATAGAAGGTAATACACTTTCTGAAGCACAGATAACTGCATTAGTAGAGAATAAGCGTGTGCTGGGGCCTGAAAAAGATATTAAAGAAGTACTGAATGCTATAAAAGTATATGATTTACTTGACACTTTGAAAGCAGCGTCTGAAAAAGATTTCCTGAAAGCGCATAAATTACTAATGGAAGGGTTGGTAGAAAATCCGGGGAAATATCGAAGGCAGGGCGTTGGCATTGTTAAAGGCTCTCAAATAGCACACCTAGCTCCACCAGCTGAAAATGTCATTTATCTGATGAAAAACTTATTTGTGTATCTGAAAGATAAACAGGAATTAACCCTGATTAAAAGCTGTGTATTTCATTATGAGATGGAATTTATTCACCCTTTTATGGATGGTAACGGACGGATGGGCAGGCTTTGGCAAACCATTATCTTAATGGATGAGTATCCTGTTTTTGGTTACCTACCGTTTGAAACGCTTATCAGTAAAACGCAAGATCAGTACTATGAAGCACTATCTGTAAGTGATAAATCAGGCAAGTCAACAGTATTTATAGAATATATGCTTAGTGTAATAAATAATTCTCTTGCTGAATTATTACAATATAATAATAGAGTATTTACTGACATAGAACGCCTGGACTATTTTATACAGAGCGGTGTAAAAGATTTTACGCGTAAAGATTATATGAATGTATTTAAAGATATATCGTCTGCAACAGCGAGCCGCGATCTTAAAAAAGGAGTTGAACTGAAACTCTTTAAAACTTCCGGTATCGGAAACCAGACAATATACACTATATAA
- a CDS encoding DUF3467 domain-containing protein: MSDQKPQQQGQISIELDDKTAEGTYSNLAIINHSASEFIVDFITIMPGVPKAKVKSRIVLTPQHAKRLLKALGENIHRFESAHGIISDTEQPAIPLSFGPAGQA; encoded by the coding sequence ATGAGCGATCAGAAACCACAACAACAAGGACAGATAAGCATTGAGCTTGATGATAAAACAGCTGAGGGTACTTATAGTAACCTGGCTATCATTAACCACTCTGCGTCTGAGTTTATTGTAGATTTTATTACCATTATGCCGGGCGTGCCCAAGGCTAAAGTAAAATCGCGCATTGTGTTAACGCCCCAGCATGCCAAGCGCCTGCTGAAGGCTTTAGGCGAAAACATCCACCGCTTTGAGAGTGCCCACGGCATCATCAGCGATACGGAACAACCCGCCATTCCACTGAGTTTTGGTCCTGCGGGACAGGCTTAA